The Salvelinus fontinalis isolate EN_2023a chromosome 36, ASM2944872v1, whole genome shotgun sequence genome window below encodes:
- the LOC129835062 gene encoding grpE protein homolog 1, mitochondrial-like — MASWCVRVVRQSYYVAASPSLIRASPRLLCTAAHQKSGQGSEEDQKAEQSPAEKALAEEKGQLEEQLKEVTDKYTRSLADMENLRTRSQKMVEDAKKYGIQGFGKDLLEVADILEKATESVPKEEVTSQKNPHLKNLYDGLVMTETQIQKVFAKHGLFKLNPDGGQKFDPYEHEALFHAPVEGKEPGTVAIVTKVGYKLHGRTLRPALVGVAKAP; from the exons ATGGCGAGTTGGTGTGTACGAGTTGTAAGACAGAGTTACTATGTTGCGGCATCGCCTTCATTAATAAG GGCATCCCCGCGGCTCCTATGCACAGCAGCTCATCAGAAGAGTGGCCAGGGGTCGGAGGAGGACCAGAAGGCTGAGCAGAGCCCTGCAGAGAAGGCCTTGGCCGAGGAGAAGGGTCAGCTGGAGGAGCAGCTTAAAGAGGTCACG GACAAGTACACGCGGTCTCTGGCAGACATGGAGAACCTCAGGACGAGGAGTCAGAAGATGGTGGAAGACGCAAAGAAATATG GAATCCAAGGCTTCGGCAAAGACCTGCTGGAGGTGGCGGACATCTTGGAGAAGGCGACGGAGAGCGTGCCCAAAGAGGAGGTGACCTCTCAGAAGAACCCCCACCTGAAGAACCTTTACGACGGCCTGGTGATGACGGAGACGCAGATCCAGAAGGTCTTCGCCAAGCACGGCCTGTTCAAGCTCAACCCCGACGGTGGGCAGAAGTTTGACCCCTATGAGCATGAGGCTCTCTTTCACGCCCCCGTGGAGGGTAAAGAGCCCGGCACGGTCGCCATAGTAACCAAGGTGGGCTACAAGCTCCATGGGCGCACCCTCCGGCCGGCGCTGGTGGGCGTGGCCAAAGCCCCTTAA